One Hordeum vulgare subsp. vulgare chromosome 4H, MorexV3_pseudomolecules_assembly, whole genome shotgun sequence DNA window includes the following coding sequences:
- the LOC123449110 gene encoding LYR motif-containing protein 4-like encodes MAAAGPAKTEVLSLFRAFLRTARQFSDYNIREYTRRRAADAFRENRALADAPAAAAAFADGKQQLEVAKRQVLVYSLYAPKAKSVVEMKIQ; translated from the coding sequence ATGGCGGCGGCGGGCCCAGCCAAGACGGAGGTGCTGTCCCTCTTCCGCGCCTTCCTCCGCACGGCGAGGCAGTTCTCCGACTACAACATCCGCGAGTACACGCGGCGCCGCGCGGCGGACGCCTTCCGCGAGAACCGCGCCCTCGCCGACGCGCCGGCCGCGGCGGCGGCTTTCGCGGACgggaagcagcagctggaggTGGCCAAGAGGCAGGTGCTGGTGTACTCTCTGTACGCGCCCAAGGCCAAGAGCGTTGTGGAGATGAAGATTCAGTGA
- the LOC123449109 gene encoding uncharacterized protein LOC123449109 — protein MGSLSDTQANGDRQPPPAEAEDAVAQVEEGDTGEKMEGVASIALLPSGAISGHFIRLPDSACYGLQGTPIPCERECSRGDDYRLIKLSIINFKRKTEKVVVVECRGHDAARLQNIDHLHGWEDDVVGLVQKKHGNKKVLVSFECETLKADKAAEEHISKYMPNLCGLDAVVNTGKMSISGINLDEDDEPSGDS, from the exons ATGGGCTCTCTGTCGGACACACAGGCGAATGGCGACCGTCAGCCGCCGCCGGCGGAGGCGGAGGATGCTGTGGCGCAGGTCGAGGAGGGAGATACCGGCGAGAAGATGGAGGGCGTCGCGTCCATCGCGCTGCTGCCCTCTGGCGCCATCTCCGGCCACTTCatccgcctcccggactccgcctGCTACGGCCTCCAGGGCACCC CGATACCATGCGAGAGGGAATGTAGCCGAGGAGATGATTACCGCCTCATAAAGCTCTCCATCATTAATTTTAAG AGGAAAACAGAGAAGGTGGTTGTGGTGGAATGCAGGGGACATGATGCTGCTCGGTTACAAAACATTGACCATTTGCATGG ATGGGAAGATGATGTTGTTGGGTTGGTTCAAAAGAAACATGGGAACAAGAAAGTCCTGGTCTCTTTCGAATGCGAGACGCTAAAGGCCGATAAAGCCGCCGAAGAACATATTAGCAAGTATATGCCAAATCTTTGCGGACTGGATGCAGTTG TAAACACGGGGAAGATGAGCATCTCTGGCATCAACCTCGACGAGGACGATGAACCAAGCGGCGACAGCTGA